The genomic region CAATGTAGTGTTCAATTGCTCTCCCCCAGGTACACGCTCATCTGTGGAGAATCTGTTGGAGACTTGTGAGTGTCAGCTAAAGATACTAAATGCAGTTTTGACGGCTTCAGGAGACCAGGAGAGAGACCAGCTCCTCAAGGACCATCCTGGAGACATCTGCACTTTAGTCCACAATATTATAGAGAAGGTAGAGTTCGTATTCAAAGCCCTTTCTTTTTGTAGTGTAAATAGAATACATTGCAAGTACATGTAGCTTCATGTAGGCATTCAGGAACGAATAGTATTCTGATCCCAGATTATGTCAGCGGGTTATACACTTTAAAGCTGTCACAAGCAATAAAAACAAGACATGCTTTTATTACAGCATAATTGGGAACAAGGCCGATTCTGTGCGCTGTTGTTCAGGGTTTGGGAACGTGTGCTTTGGTGCATCTGTCCTTGTGCTAGCCTCTGACCAACAAAGCTAAACCTGTTTGCTGGGAGGGATGTTTATTGACTGCCCTGTAAAGATGACTGGTTTTTGTGTTTAACACAGTAGAGCACTGCTTGCTTTAACAAGAGAGAACAAAGATGTTTTTTAAGAACATTGCAGACtaatttattatgtaaaattattAACAGTTAAAGACACaattaatgtatacataaatataattgggaacatttcataaaacattaaattttgtataaaaagctatgtataaataatataacctACCCCAACgagaaactgtaaaaaaaaaaaaaaaattttaaactcTGTAAACTTCTATCAAATATCAAAGTGAAAGATCttaagtaaaaagtatttttagaaaaatagagaaaatatTATTGCATATCATTCTTTATAGAAGTTTCTTAttttaaagtgccccattatgtttttttttttttttttttttttggaaatgacCTAACAAAgttgtaacacagctctaagtgaatgcaAACATCccgcaaagttttaaatctaaaagtgcaccgtgtataaagttattgtctctcaaaagaaagagtcgactctgaatcattgaaacgagtctttttttttttttaaacgaatccCAAACTGTTTCATGTTGCCGTTGCCCATCCACTTGATGCGAGCACAGACCTGGGCAAACTTTACATCAGTCGATTTTCACATtcgtctgaatgaaaatgcaaattgatTATTTGCCACTAGGTGCCGCTTTTGGAGCAGTAAAATAGCTGTTTGCCTGGTAACGCTGAATACAAAGTAGCTCTGCGCTCAAAAACTGTTTTATCAGGCATCACGGGCATGATGAAAAGAAAATGAGACCAATCACTGCTGATTAGCATCACGCAAAGTAGAaattttcattcaaattaattgTTGAGCGAATCGTCTCGGAGTCcttgagcaagtaaggtaaaaataagtGCATATAAGACAATAAAGGTGTTTTTTggccttgcatgcatgtcaacctgttgttgagGACTCCCAAAACTCTTTCATTACCCATAAAAGGGGTGCTTTAATTTGTACTACGTTGCCATCAGAATAGCCTTTGCTGCTGATAAGGggttaaatgataaataaatgtataatttcttGTGTTAACAGGTAAAGACTGAGATAACCACTGATCTAAATGATCTTCATGAAAAACAGACGAGGAGCACCTTAGAGCAGCATCAGAGCGCAACAGAAGGTCAGAGCACAGCAGCACTGAAATACTTTTAGCTGACAAACAAATGTAATGTAACTTTGGCAAACACATTTTCTAAGAGCAAtaaatgtgtctctgtgtgtgtatatatacacatatactatatgagagagagagagagagataatctTTTGGTAAATAGTAATATTCAATAATTGTTTGCTTTGCAGAGCTACAGCGATTACACAGTGAAGAGAAGAATGTTTTAAATGAGTCTCATGCAGCAGCTGAGAATGCACTGAAGGTAAAACGCATCTCTTTGTAACCTCACTGAATTACCTTAATACATTTGATTGAGAGCTGATCTAATATACTTCCCACGTCAAGCTAGACATACCAGACTTGATTTTGAAGTGATTGGTCTGAACTTCCTATGAACTCAGGATCAGATTGAAGGGCTGACGTCGGAGCTGAAGCTGTTCAACGAGTTAAAGCACAGAGCACGGGAGTCCACGCTCAAGAGAGACCTTCAGAGAAACATTGAGGTTTGTTAGGAGAGTGGAGATCTGTTGGCAAAGCGTGCTTCAGATAGCTGCAGTTTTCAGCTGTATCGGTCTTTTCATCCCAGACTCATGGCAGCCCTGGTGCATTCTGGGAGCAGGAGCAGGAGAGTCTGTTATTTGTCATCGAAATGAAGCGTGAGCGTTTACAGGACCAGGGGAACAAGCTGCTGCAGATGGAAACACTGGTATGAAGTTTTATTGATAGTTATTGTAGGCCAGTAACTCATGATCTTCAGATTAGAGGTCAATCAATATGTATATTCAGTGCCAgattcttacatttaaaaaaaaaaaaaagtttacatccACTTTGTGTAAACAAGTCATCTGCTTAATGCACAGAAATAAGACCAGGTGCATTATTTGTGTATTCGTGtgtttatttgaatgtggcaaaTTGACCTATTTGTTTGCATAAAGAAATGCAGAAGTCACCAACTCAACTCAAACCaaaaccaatgttttttttttccaatatgtCAGCTATTTTGATAACTTCCTGCTTCTTGTTGTGTTGTGATTGTCAGGTGGAGAGGAATCTGTCGCTGGAGGATCAGCTCCTGCAGGCGCTCCAGCAGAGCGAGGACTACAGAGTGAGGATGGACAACTACCAAAGCCTCATACAGTACGTGTTAACATCAATCTGCCAACTAAGTATTTTAAAATAGTGAGCCGCATTTCCACCGCTGgaactttgggctggtactcggtgtgtttccaccacaggaaccaggaactaaatacagttcctggtaaaaaaaaaaaaaatgcccctcagaaagtcactgctggcgaggtggtactttttcaaagttctggaactttcgggggcgggacttgggcgctaaacatgctgattggttgagttcacgcagcattgtgatttcaaaccaccatttattctgatcGTGTTAtcgttatcgtgtcatgaaatttagttttaaaagtatttcaggcgagaatgtagttgtttaaaactcaaatctgcggtttatttataaagacagcacctatttaaaaatgtttcgcagatttcagagacggtcagctccacgcgatcagcagagctcagtaatcatgtatccgccgagagcagcctctacTCGGCTTGTCCTTCTGATGtgtgctgctggctctgatgccTCTTTAGTggctaaacataaaatataatttgtttttggtaaatctaacaggaaatctttggtctttattcaattaatttattaatatgttaaaatgaaaataaaaagagacaatactgtttgatataatattttgttttattgtaatgtaGGCAATGTAGACCTACACATTTCTCTGAACTACATTTCTGTGGCTATAAATacgtttaaatgaaaatgaaagaaggcagtggtgtttgatatcatatttggtcttattgtaaatatacagtgagaaaAATTGCAgaagtcaaggcgagctgacggATGTTATCAAGCACGccgctgtttgcagaattaccggacttaCGTTGTCCCATCTGCGGGAGatcacactcctgagtcgaaCTCACAAAGTCCaaaactaccgaggatgcaagtctgaAATTTGTGtgctttgtattgagaaacgggAGCAGACCTACATCACCAATCTGTTTGCCTAATCTTCAAGGTACTCTTGACTTACTCAACTTTATTGTCCTTAAAAGGCAATTCTTTGTGTAGACAGCAGTACACACATTATAACAACGTGCACAGTAGCAACACAACACATACATTTATATGATGGACCgcggtggaaatgcagaaagcaacaggtcaatgtcaatgtcacctttatttatatagcgctttaaacaaaatacattgcgtcaaagcaactgaacaacattcattaggaaaacagtgtcaataatgcaaaaatgatagttaaaggcagttcatcattggattcagttatgtcatctctgttcaattaaatagtgtctgtgcatttatttgcaatcaagtcaacgatatcgctgtagatgaagtgtccccaactaagcaagccagaggcgacagcggcaaggaaccgaaactccatcggcgacagaatggagaaaaaaaccttgggagaaaccaggctcagttggggggccagttctcctctgaccagacgaaaccagtagttcaattccaggctgcagcaaagtcagattgtgcagaagaatcatctgtttcctgtggtcttgtcctgctgctactctgagacaaggtctttacaggggatctgtatctggggctctagttgtcctggtctccgctgtctttcagggatgtagaggtccttttaggtgctgatccagcatctggtctggatacgtactggatccgggtgactgcagtgaccctctgatctggacacagactggatctggtggccacgttgaccttggaacaagagagaaacagacaaatattagcgtagatgcccttcttctaatgatgtagcaagtacatagggtgttatgggaagtgtttccggttccggtttatctaattaatgcagcctaaaaatccttttacggatttggataataaaagcatattagtatgttatgtgtatgcaaggttaaagagatgggtctttaatctagatttaaactgcaagagtgtgtctgcctcccgaacaatgttaggtaggttattccagagtttgggtgccaaataggaaaaggatctgccgcctgcagttgattttgatattctaggtattatcaaattgcctgagttttgagaacgtagcggacgtagaggattataatgtaaaaggagctcattcaaatactgaggtgctcaaccattcagggctttataagtaataagcaatattttaaaatctatgcgatgcttgatagggagccagtgcagtgttgacaggaccgggctaatatggtcatacttcctggttctagtaagataattaactagttctttggggtcaagttgtggttttttgatgagaggattaataacagccagtttgaaggttttggggacatatcctaatgacaatgaggaattaataatagtcagaagaggatctatgacttctggaagcacctcttttaggagcttagatggtatagggtctaacatacatgttgttggtttagatgatttaacaagtttatacaattcttcctctcctatggtagagaatgagtggaactgttcctcagggggtctatagtgcactgtctgatgtgatactgtagctgacggctgaatggttgcaattttatctctaatagtatcgattttagaagtaaagtagttcataaagtcattactgctgtggtgttgggaaatgtcaacacttgttgaggctttatttttcgttaatttagccactgtattgaataaatacctggggtaatgtttgttttcttctaaaagagaagaaaagtaatctgatctagcagtttttaatgcttttctgtaggatatgttactttcccgccaagcaatacgaaatacatctagttttgttttcctccagctgcgctccatttttcgggctgctctctttagggtgcaagtatgctcattataccatcgtgtcaaactgttttccttaaccttccttaagcgtaaaggagcaactttatttaaagtgctagaaaagagagagtccatagtttctgttacatcatcaagttgttctgaggttttggatatgctaaggaatttggatacatcaggaagataacttaaaaagcagtcttttgtgttagaagtgatggttcttccatacttgtaacaagaagtagaatttacaattttggctatatgaagtttgcacaaaactaaataatgatctgatatatcatcacttggctgcataatttcaacactatcaacatcaattccatgtgacagtattaaatctagagtattatttcgacaatgagtaggtcctgaaacgtgttgtctaacaccaatagagttcagaatgtctataaatgctgatcccaatgcatcgttttcattat from Carassius carassius chromosome 29, fCarCar2.1, whole genome shotgun sequence harbors:
- the LOC132109432 gene encoding coiled-coil domain-containing protein 69-like, whose product is MGCHNSKVCGQVSQKKKKNKAQGSEKHIKDIKLQDGSGTRSSVENLLETCECQLKILNAVLTASGDQERDQLLKDHPGDICTLVHNIIEKVKTEITTDLNDLHEKQTRSTLEQHQSATEELQRLHSEEKNVLNESHAAAENALKDQIEGLTSELKLFNELKHRARESTLKRDLQRNIETHGSPGAFWEQEQESLLFVIEMKRERLQDQGNKLLQMETLVERNLSLEDQLLQALQQSEDYRVRMDNYQSLIQQLSKEQNELQEALEKQALQNQKLSQEKEELLFKLIHRRDSCSSFHLPSVIPS